In the Sphingobium sp. EM0848 genome, one interval contains:
- a CDS encoding SDR family NAD(P)-dependent oxidoreductase, with protein MIDLTGKSVIITGTASGIGRATAILAASLGANLTLGDRTEEAGASVVDEIEAAGGTAQFVRCDVAQEDDVEALVAAAVSRYGQLDGALNNAGRLSVGKDLHDLTWDEIEQVYAVNVKGVFLCMKYEIRELLRTGGGSIVNTASGSSVVAFPRAADYVSSKHAVLGLTRAAALDYAQHNIRVNCVMPGTVLTPMLEGLFESAPETKAFLESRIPMGRLAQPEEMAGSVIWMLSNQASYVTGAAISVDGGYTTT; from the coding sequence ATGATCGATCTCACCGGCAAGTCCGTAATTATAACCGGCACAGCCAGCGGCATAGGGCGTGCGACCGCGATACTCGCCGCCAGCCTTGGCGCGAATTTGACGTTGGGGGACCGCACCGAAGAAGCCGGGGCCAGCGTCGTCGATGAGATCGAAGCTGCCGGGGGAACGGCGCAATTCGTGCGGTGCGATGTGGCGCAGGAAGACGATGTCGAGGCGCTCGTTGCCGCTGCGGTGTCCCGGTACGGACAGCTGGACGGCGCGCTCAACAACGCCGGCCGCCTCAGTGTAGGCAAAGATCTCCATGACCTCACCTGGGATGAAATTGAGCAGGTCTACGCCGTCAACGTGAAGGGCGTGTTCCTGTGTATGAAATATGAGATCAGGGAGCTTCTACGCACAGGTGGCGGGTCGATCGTAAACACCGCCTCGGGGAGCAGCGTCGTCGCCTTCCCGCGCGCCGCCGATTACGTCAGCAGCAAGCACGCGGTATTGGGGCTGACGCGCGCCGCTGCGCTCGACTACGCACAGCACAACATTCGGGTGAACTGCGTCATGCCGGGGACAGTGTTGACCCCGATGCTCGAAGGGCTTTTCGAATCGGCACCGGAAACCAAGGCCTTCCTTGAGTCGCGAATTCCGATGGGTCGGCTGGCACAGCCCGAGGAAATGGCGGGCAGCGTCATCTGGATGCTTTCAAACCAGGCCTCTTATGTGACCGGTGCCGCGATCTCGGTGGACGGCGGGTATACGACGACCTGA
- a CDS encoding cupin domain-containing protein, with protein MATGSLHDVQSGPRYTVHRGVQNPPADQWAPFDWIEPSLGRQIHGEVTIARPEGTSGSLQAGFWRTGPTAPGANADGSHKFLCSAPLGDELACVIDGSATLTVTSTGQSYRVGPGSVINLPKGLEVQWEIEAPAFKKYWCIWNGTEPTANPPRDLMIRHVSDNPADWDVFHFVEPKEGALVAGEYYVIRGGGSTGSFMSCVWRSGKGIAGSVVDENGTLVTPYTCTNGDETILLLEGEVDVVETDSGRTQSFKAGDVIGLSSGQHITWTSKGPFCKKLSVVSRDALPE; from the coding sequence ATGGCCACCGGTTCATTGCACGACGTTCAGTCCGGCCCGCGTTATACGGTACACCGCGGTGTCCAGAATCCACCGGCGGACCAATGGGCGCCATTCGACTGGATTGAACCGAGCCTCGGTCGGCAGATCCACGGTGAAGTGACGATAGCCCGACCGGAAGGCACGTCGGGATCGCTGCAGGCCGGCTTCTGGCGGACCGGGCCGACCGCTCCCGGCGCGAATGCGGACGGATCGCACAAGTTTCTCTGTTCCGCGCCGCTTGGCGACGAGCTTGCCTGCGTGATCGACGGCAGCGCGACGCTGACCGTGACCTCCACCGGCCAGAGCTATCGGGTTGGGCCCGGCTCCGTCATCAACCTGCCCAAGGGCCTCGAAGTGCAATGGGAGATCGAGGCGCCGGCCTTCAAGAAATACTGGTGTATCTGGAATGGCACCGAGCCGACCGCAAATCCGCCGCGGGATCTCATGATCAGGCATGTCAGCGACAATCCAGCCGACTGGGACGTGTTTCATTTCGTCGAGCCCAAGGAGGGCGCGCTGGTCGCAGGCGAGTACTACGTCATCAGAGGCGGAGGCTCGACGGGCTCCTTCATGAGCTGCGTATGGCGGTCGGGCAAGGGGATCGCCGGCAGCGTTGTCGATGAAAACGGCACGCTCGTCACGCCCTATACCTGCACGAACGGCGACGAGACCATCCTGCTCCTCGAGGGCGAGGTAGACGTGGTCGAGACCGACAGCGGAAGGACGCAGTCGTTCAAGGCGGGCGACGTGATCGGCCTTTCGTCCGGCCAGCATATCACGTGGACGTCCAAGGGGCCGTTCTGCAAGAAATTGTCGGTCGTCTCCCGCGACGCGCTTCCGGAATAA
- a CDS encoding TonB-dependent receptor translates to MNIITRSGLLASAAVVFTVSAPPAWAQAADASSAEASAESTSDIIVTANKRNENINKVGASIAAFDTSLLEKRNIGKAEDLVKYVPGMALAPSTHGTPVYTLRGIGYNADALGVYPAVSISMDQAPLTFPVLAGHSLYDLERVEVLKGPQGTLFGQNSTGGAINYVAAKPTKDLQAGFNLDYGRFNEIHGSGYISGPISDTVQMRLAFDAKHRDAWQYNFLDPSQKNGTENYFAGRLITAWQASDRLKFALNINGSVDRSQPQALQLIASLPSTTSAPTFAELNAALAPQNLRAASWSTVARTPGPLTGGLPFPLNPAPGYTPGFQSITKPAVPTGDRNLFQATLRADLDLSDSIAITSITGFSRLTQNMSFDLDGSPYQFVDNPRDEGKISDFSQELRISNAAAPGQQFRWTVGGNYNHSKVVESQDIPFGDNGVSNAAVAWAHISTIDSRGKMDNVAAFANGEFDLTDQITLKGGIRYTHSVNHERLCNSDTTPDQRASVAFGLGINNPGACFTLFPDFSNGKPYLDRLSEDNVSWKVGIDFKPTRDLLFYANVSRGFKAGSFPVLTATTTDTFRPAKQEQVTSYEGGFKAKFLGNVVQWTGAIFYQDYRDKQIQGTFVDVNFGLLQRLDNVPKSHIFGVETDLVVRPVSGLTLTGSASYLKTKVDEYTATTVFGNIGGPNHNQPFNFAGNRLPFAPSWSLTGDVDYRIATGNGGSVFVGGSVNYRSDVDAYIGGSILRIPGAPARSIKPYPFRIDGYTLVDARIGYDFPGDRLTISAWGKNIFNQFNVQNVISYNDIITQATGMPTTYGVSLKVRFK, encoded by the coding sequence ATGAACATCATTACAAGGTCCGGCCTGCTTGCTTCTGCGGCTGTCGTCTTCACGGTCAGCGCCCCACCAGCCTGGGCACAAGCCGCCGACGCATCGTCCGCCGAGGCAAGCGCGGAATCGACCAGCGACATCATCGTCACGGCCAACAAGCGCAACGAAAACATCAACAAGGTCGGCGCCAGCATCGCAGCGTTCGACACCTCGCTCCTTGAAAAGCGCAACATCGGCAAGGCCGAAGATCTGGTCAAATACGTCCCGGGCATGGCGCTGGCGCCGTCAACCCACGGCACCCCGGTCTACACCCTGCGAGGCATCGGCTACAATGCCGACGCGCTGGGCGTCTATCCGGCGGTCAGCATCTCGATGGATCAAGCGCCGCTGACCTTCCCGGTCCTCGCCGGCCACTCGCTCTACGACCTTGAGCGCGTCGAAGTCCTGAAGGGTCCGCAGGGCACCCTGTTCGGCCAGAATTCGACCGGAGGTGCGATCAACTACGTCGCCGCCAAGCCAACCAAGGATCTCCAGGCCGGCTTTAACCTCGATTATGGCCGCTTTAACGAAATACACGGCAGCGGCTATATCAGCGGGCCGATCAGCGACACCGTGCAGATGCGCCTAGCGTTCGATGCCAAGCATCGCGACGCCTGGCAGTATAATTTTCTCGATCCCTCGCAGAAGAATGGGACAGAGAATTACTTTGCCGGCCGCCTGATTACCGCCTGGCAGGCCAGCGACCGGCTGAAGTTCGCGCTGAATATCAACGGATCGGTCGATCGCTCGCAGCCGCAGGCGCTGCAGCTAATCGCCTCTCTCCCGTCCACTACTTCGGCGCCGACCTTTGCGGAGCTGAATGCGGCGCTCGCGCCGCAAAACCTCCGCGCCGCGAGCTGGTCGACGGTTGCCCGCACCCCCGGTCCGCTGACCGGCGGGCTGCCTTTTCCGCTCAATCCCGCCCCGGGCTACACGCCGGGCTTCCAGTCTATTACGAAGCCCGCCGTGCCGACGGGTGACCGCAACCTGTTCCAGGCCACGCTGCGCGCTGACCTGGACTTGAGTGACAGCATCGCCATCACTTCGATCACCGGCTTCAGCCGGCTGACCCAGAATATGTCGTTCGACCTGGACGGCTCTCCCTATCAATTTGTCGACAATCCCCGCGACGAGGGCAAGATCAGCGACTTTTCGCAAGAACTACGGATCTCCAATGCCGCGGCTCCCGGCCAGCAGTTTCGTTGGACCGTCGGAGGCAATTACAACCACAGCAAGGTGGTTGAATCCCAGGACATTCCCTTCGGTGACAACGGGGTGTCCAATGCGGCAGTCGCCTGGGCTCATATCTCTACCATCGACAGTCGGGGCAAGATGGACAATGTCGCCGCGTTCGCCAACGGTGAATTTGATTTGACCGATCAGATCACGCTGAAAGGGGGCATCCGCTACACCCACTCGGTCAACCACGAGCGGTTGTGCAACAGCGACACTACGCCCGATCAGCGCGCTTCGGTAGCGTTCGGTCTCGGCATAAACAATCCGGGTGCCTGCTTCACGCTCTTCCCGGATTTCTCGAATGGCAAGCCTTACCTGGACCGCCTTTCCGAGGATAACGTCTCGTGGAAGGTGGGTATTGACTTCAAGCCGACGCGTGACCTGCTGTTCTACGCCAACGTTTCGCGGGGCTTCAAGGCGGGCAGCTTCCCGGTACTCACCGCCACCACGACCGACACTTTCAGGCCTGCCAAACAGGAACAGGTCACCTCGTACGAAGGCGGCTTCAAGGCCAAGTTCCTGGGCAACGTGGTACAATGGACCGGAGCGATCTTCTATCAAGACTACCGGGACAAGCAGATCCAGGGCACGTTCGTGGACGTGAACTTCGGCCTGCTCCAGCGCCTCGACAACGTGCCGAAGTCGCATATCTTCGGCGTTGAAACCGACCTTGTGGTCCGGCCCGTGTCTGGCCTCACCCTGACGGGCTCGGCCAGCTACTTAAAGACCAAGGTGGACGAATACACAGCCACCACGGTGTTCGGGAACATCGGCGGTCCGAACCACAATCAGCCGTTCAACTTCGCCGGCAACCGTCTGCCCTTCGCCCCGAGCTGGAGCTTGACCGGAGACGTCGATTACCGGATCGCGACGGGCAATGGTGGATCAGTCTTCGTCGGCGGTTCGGTGAACTATCGCTCTGATGTTGATGCCTATATTGGCGGCAGCATCCTGCGCATTCCCGGCGCGCCCGCTCGGTCGATCAAGCCGTATCCGTTCCGGATCGATGGCTACACCCTGGTCGACGCCCGTATCGGCTACGATTTCCCCGGTGACCGGCTCACCATATCGGCCTGGGGCAAGAACATCTTCAACCAATTCAACGTCCAGAACGTCATCTCGTACAACGATATCATCACGCAGGCCACCGGCATGCCGACCACTTACGGTGTGTCGCTGAAGGTCCGCTTCAAGTAA
- a CDS encoding succinate-semialdehyde dehydrogenase produces MTSQAKIASRPPNLADGSLLRSACFIAGAWTLADSGATLAVTNPATGELLATVPDMGAAEANRAIAAADAAWPAWRALTAKERAALLRKWFDLIVANQEDLATIMTAEQGKPLAESRGEIMYAASYVEWFAEEGKRIYGDTVPSFASDRRIVVLKQPIGVCAAITPWNFPAAMITRKAGPALAAGCTMVVKPSEETPLSALALAVLAERAGIPGGVFSVLTGSATEIGGVITSSPIVRKVTFTGSTAVGKKIIVQAASTVKRTSMELGGNAPFIVFDDADIDAAVKGALASKYRNAGQTCVCANRLFAQDKIYDAFVAKLTEAVNGMKVGNGFEAGVTIGPLINGKAVEKVSEHVSDAVSKGARVLTGGGRHALGRTYYLPTVLADATPDMLIFREETFGPVAPVFRFSTEREVVNLANATEFGLAAYFYGRDIGRIFRVAEALEYGIIGINEGIISSEVAPFGGMKESGNGREGSKYGIEDYLEIKYLCLGGIES; encoded by the coding sequence ATGACGTCGCAAGCAAAGATCGCAAGCCGCCCGCCTAATTTGGCCGACGGCTCACTCCTGCGCAGCGCCTGCTTTATCGCCGGCGCCTGGACGCTGGCTGACAGTGGTGCCACTTTAGCGGTCACAAACCCCGCAACCGGCGAACTGTTGGCGACCGTGCCCGACATGGGGGCGGCCGAAGCCAACCGTGCAATTGCCGCCGCCGACGCTGCTTGGCCAGCTTGGCGTGCGCTGACGGCAAAGGAGCGGGCCGCGCTGCTCCGCAAATGGTTCGATTTGATCGTCGCCAACCAAGAAGACCTTGCAACGATCATGACGGCCGAGCAAGGCAAGCCGCTGGCGGAAAGTCGCGGCGAAATCATGTATGCAGCTTCTTACGTCGAGTGGTTCGCCGAGGAAGGAAAGCGCATCTACGGCGATACCGTTCCCAGCTTCGCCTCCGACCGGCGTATCGTCGTCCTGAAGCAGCCGATTGGAGTCTGCGCTGCCATCACGCCGTGGAACTTCCCTGCGGCAATGATCACCCGGAAGGCTGGCCCGGCGCTGGCCGCCGGTTGCACGATGGTGGTCAAGCCGTCCGAAGAAACGCCGCTTTCGGCCTTGGCGCTTGCGGTGCTGGCCGAGCGGGCGGGCATTCCGGGCGGCGTCTTCTCGGTCTTGACCGGATCGGCGACAGAAATCGGCGGAGTAATAACCTCGAGCCCAATCGTACGAAAGGTGACTTTCACGGGATCGACGGCCGTGGGCAAGAAGATCATCGTGCAGGCGGCATCGACCGTGAAACGCACGTCGATGGAGTTGGGCGGCAACGCGCCTTTCATCGTATTCGACGACGCGGACATCGATGCGGCCGTGAAGGGAGCGCTCGCTTCCAAATACCGCAATGCCGGGCAGACCTGCGTTTGCGCCAATCGACTGTTTGCGCAAGACAAAATCTACGACGCCTTCGTCGCGAAATTGACCGAGGCTGTCAATGGCATGAAGGTGGGGAACGGATTTGAGGCTGGCGTGACCATCGGCCCGCTCATCAACGGCAAGGCGGTCGAGAAGGTCAGCGAGCACGTCTCCGACGCCGTGAGCAAAGGTGCGCGCGTTCTGACCGGCGGCGGACGCCATGCATTGGGACGGACATACTACCTGCCGACGGTTCTGGCCGATGCGACGCCGGACATGCTGATCTTCAGAGAAGAGACCTTCGGTCCCGTCGCGCCAGTTTTTCGCTTCAGCACCGAGAGGGAAGTCGTCAATCTCGCGAATGCCACCGAGTTCGGATTGGCTGCCTATTTCTACGGTCGCGATATCGGACGAATCTTCCGTGTGGCCGAGGCGCTCGAATACGGCATCATCGGCATCAACGAAGGCATCATTTCGAGCGAGGTCGCTCCCTTCGGAGGGATGAAGGAAAGCGGCAATGGGCGAGAGGGATCGAAGTACGGAATCGAGGACTACCTCGAGATCAAATATTTATGCCTGGGCGGAATAGAGTCGTAG
- a CDS encoding nuclear transport factor 2 family protein has translation MNRQMHWRGPEAGDFSGVLSALRSYFDGFYNSDADLLSKAFHASAHLYSVEKGGPRPLAIASYLDMVRTRKPIEISNRLEEVRSLSFIDHNLAIARVIVENAASYFEDTLIFAKDAATWKILSKTYVTRLKD, from the coding sequence ATGAACAGACAGATGCATTGGCGCGGTCCAGAGGCCGGGGATTTCAGCGGTGTTCTCTCAGCCCTGCGATCATATTTCGATGGCTTCTACAATTCCGATGCCGACTTGCTGTCGAAGGCGTTTCACGCTTCCGCACACTTGTACTCGGTGGAAAAGGGTGGCCCACGACCTCTCGCGATTGCCTCATATCTCGATATGGTGCGGACCCGCAAGCCGATCGAGATATCCAATCGATTGGAAGAGGTAAGGTCGCTTTCTTTCATCGATCACAATCTGGCCATCGCTCGGGTCATCGTCGAGAACGCCGCCTCCTATTTTGAAGATACGCTTATCTTCGCCAAGGATGCGGCAACCTGGAAGATACTTTCGAAGACTTATGTCACACGGCTCAAGGATTAG
- a CDS encoding pyridoxamine 5'-phosphate oxidase family protein yields MQDITTPPKTDRVRARRMHERGKYDKQSLYDVIDAGFLCHVGYVIDGAPFVTPTLYWREGNYIYWHGSAASRMLESVEGRPVCITISHFDGFVMARSAFNHSVNYRSVMLLGNAELVAEPDEKAESLKHFLDSLFPGRWDMMRPMTAQELKATSVLRMEIDEASAKSRSGPPGDQEDAGVPVWAGVLPMSLMSGVPQRDVLVPEGVTAPEHVTGFDASRPYKGSAD; encoded by the coding sequence ATGCAAGACATCACAACTCCCCCGAAGACGGACCGTGTGCGGGCGCGTCGGATGCATGAGCGCGGGAAGTACGACAAGCAGTCGCTTTATGACGTCATCGACGCTGGCTTCCTTTGCCACGTTGGCTATGTGATCGACGGCGCCCCATTCGTTACGCCTACTCTGTATTGGCGCGAGGGGAATTACATCTATTGGCATGGCTCCGCAGCCAGTCGGATGCTGGAATCCGTGGAAGGCCGTCCGGTCTGCATAACGATTTCGCACTTTGATGGCTTCGTGATGGCCCGCTCGGCCTTCAATCACTCGGTAAATTACCGTTCGGTGATGTTGTTGGGCAATGCCGAACTGGTGGCCGAGCCCGATGAGAAGGCCGAAAGCTTGAAGCATTTCCTCGACAGCCTGTTCCCCGGGCGTTGGGATATGATGCGTCCGATGACCGCACAGGAGTTGAAGGCGACGTCCGTGCTGCGGATGGAGATCGACGAAGCGTCGGCCAAGTCGCGATCGGGGCCTCCTGGCGATCAGGAAGACGCCGGTGTTCCGGTCTGGGCCGGCGTCCTGCCGATGTCTTTGATGAGCGGAGTTCCACAACGCGACGTACTCGTTCCGGAAGGTGTGACGGCGCCTGAGCACGTCACGGGCTTTGACGCCAGCCGCCCCTACAAGGGCTCGGCTGACTGA
- a CDS encoding PLP-dependent aminotransferase family protein, producing MLLKTDGIGARYQQIYRALRDQILTGVLPEKARLPSTRDLSREAGVSRNTILLAYEQLLAEGYIVGEVGAGTFVSPHLPDTPLVSLVAPEESENSGHFGLSAYAIRAQVIPTPLNTQRTTRLDYNFRYGLPSVADFPFDLWRKLLTRHARNSAIESLIYGTAAGQPRLRSAIADYLRRSRGVNCTDEQVVIVNGSQQALDLIVRALIDPNDIVVAEDPHYPGAREVFLAAGARLVLGRVDEHGLCVRNLPHAARRARLAYVTPSHQFPTGAVMPLARRLELLAWARETGAYILEDDYDSEYRYDSRPVEAVQGLDRHGHVIYAGTMSKTFFPGLRVGYLVLPPALIDVVKTLKHIADRHTSSLQQDALTDFIVEGHFERHLRRVRKRNGERRSTLLRCLTEEFGKEISVTGANAGLHMLVWFANRRNDESHMMVKRAEDVGVGIYPVTPYYSAPPIRAGFVMGYSALEEPQIIKGVKLLAGALK from the coding sequence ATGCTGCTGAAGACGGACGGAATCGGAGCGCGGTATCAGCAGATTTATCGAGCTCTTCGAGATCAAATTCTCACCGGCGTTCTTCCCGAAAAGGCGCGCCTCCCGTCTACGCGCGATCTGTCCCGAGAAGCTGGTGTCTCTCGCAATACGATTTTATTGGCATACGAGCAGTTGCTCGCCGAAGGATACATCGTAGGCGAGGTCGGAGCGGGAACATTCGTCAGCCCGCACTTGCCCGACACCCCCTTGGTCAGTTTGGTTGCCCCCGAAGAAAGCGAGAACAGCGGCCATTTCGGCTTGTCGGCCTATGCGATCCGAGCGCAAGTCATTCCGACCCCTTTGAACACGCAGCGAACCACTCGATTGGACTACAATTTCCGTTATGGATTGCCCAGCGTTGCTGATTTTCCTTTCGATCTGTGGCGGAAGTTGCTGACACGCCATGCGCGCAATTCGGCCATCGAGTCTCTGATATACGGCACGGCGGCGGGACAACCCCGGCTTCGTTCCGCTATTGCCGACTATCTCCGTCGATCGCGTGGCGTCAATTGCACCGATGAGCAAGTCGTGATCGTCAACGGGTCTCAACAGGCGCTCGACCTTATCGTTCGCGCACTGATAGACCCGAACGATATAGTCGTTGCCGAAGACCCGCACTACCCTGGTGCGAGAGAAGTCTTTCTTGCCGCCGGCGCGCGTCTCGTTCTCGGCCGTGTCGACGAGCACGGACTTTGCGTCCGCAATTTGCCGCACGCAGCGCGGCGCGCACGTCTCGCCTACGTTACGCCATCGCATCAGTTTCCAACGGGAGCGGTCATGCCACTGGCTCGGCGCCTCGAACTTCTCGCATGGGCGCGCGAGACAGGCGCCTATATCCTAGAGGACGATTACGACAGCGAGTACCGCTATGACAGTCGGCCGGTGGAAGCCGTTCAAGGCCTGGATCGACACGGGCACGTCATCTACGCAGGCACCATGTCGAAGACCTTCTTTCCCGGGCTTCGCGTGGGCTATCTCGTGCTTCCTCCCGCATTGATCGACGTCGTCAAGACTCTCAAGCATATCGCCGACAGGCACACCTCCAGCCTGCAACAAGATGCGCTTACCGACTTTATCGTCGAGGGGCATTTCGAACGGCACCTCCGGCGAGTCCGAAAGCGCAATGGGGAGCGCCGGAGTACGCTACTTCGATGCCTGACCGAGGAATTTGGCAAAGAAATCTCGGTTACGGGCGCCAACGCAGGACTTCACATGCTCGTCTGGTTCGCGAACCGGCGCAACGATGAAAGCCATATGATGGTCAAGCGTGCCGAAGACGTTGGCGTCGGCATCTATCCCGTTACGCCTTACTATTCGGCTCCGCCCATCCGGGCAGGATTCGTAATGGGATATTCGGCTTTGGAAGAGCCTCAAATTATCAAAGGCGTCAAGCTCTTGGCCGGCGCATTGAAATGA
- a CDS encoding hydantoinase/oxoprolinase family protein — translation MWRVGVDVGGTFTDLFAWNEATQEYRTGKVLTTKDDRSRGVIEAVEKAGVPFGEINFFMHGTTTGTNSLIERNYPDAAFITTEGFRDTIEIARQHRKSLYDPYQTKPLPLIKRRNRFTLAERVSAKGEIRRPLEAGDVKKIARIIAEREMPAVGVALINSYANPVHEERVRDILLKENPNVHVAISAETRPVFREHARFVTTAIRACLMPVMTTYFDQLVEALRARGFAGSLLILKSNGGAMGIENAKKRPEELIESGPAGGVAYASYLSRTTQIANIIHTDVGGTSFDASIVEHGQGLITRNYEIEWETPVSVPMLDIHSVGAGGGSIGWVDEGGSLRVGPASAGSEPGPACYGRGGTTPTITDANLILGRLHPSLSDKFTLDVEAAERAIDSVADQVGMSRLEVAEGMIRINCEKMGQALKGVVVARARDPRDFTLASFGGAGPMHACFVARAMNIPKVIIPAQAGVASALGATAMNLRHDLEAFIYATIEEIDLEHLNQILSDLDTKARERLAEDGINGEGITLKRTAQMRYVGQTYEVDTDLPNGVITKSDLPAIATAFHAAHQHEYGVSSTDFQIAFVAVGVTAVGELKQPPEFNFTKPKPDANPGARAVYFDGKWVDTAIYSWRDLAPSSKVEGPAVVEYSDSIAIVPPLCEGLVDACGNLIISIN, via the coding sequence ATGTGGCGAGTTGGCGTGGACGTTGGAGGTACTTTTACAGATTTGTTCGCTTGGAATGAAGCAACGCAGGAGTACCGGACGGGAAAGGTGCTAACGACCAAAGACGACAGGTCGCGCGGAGTGATCGAGGCTGTCGAGAAGGCAGGCGTGCCCTTTGGCGAGATCAATTTCTTCATGCACGGGACGACCACCGGCACCAATTCGCTGATTGAGCGAAACTATCCCGATGCGGCATTCATAACCACCGAAGGCTTCCGCGATACCATCGAGATCGCCAGGCAACATCGTAAGTCGCTCTACGATCCCTACCAGACCAAGCCCTTGCCCCTCATCAAGCGCCGCAATCGGTTCACCCTTGCCGAACGCGTTTCAGCGAAAGGCGAAATCCGCCGGCCGCTTGAGGCCGGGGACGTCAAGAAGATCGCGCGGATCATCGCCGAGCGTGAGATGCCGGCCGTCGGCGTCGCCCTCATCAATTCTTATGCGAATCCGGTCCACGAGGAGCGCGTGCGGGACATCCTTCTGAAGGAGAATCCAAACGTTCACGTCGCGATCTCGGCGGAAACCCGACCGGTTTTCCGAGAGCACGCCCGCTTCGTCACGACGGCCATCCGTGCCTGCCTCATGCCGGTCATGACGACCTACTTTGACCAGCTCGTAGAAGCGCTGCGCGCCAGGGGTTTTGCCGGATCTCTGCTGATCCTCAAGAGCAATGGCGGCGCCATGGGCATTGAAAACGCGAAGAAACGCCCGGAAGAACTGATCGAATCCGGTCCCGCCGGAGGCGTCGCCTACGCATCCTACCTCTCACGTACGACCCAGATCGCGAACATCATTCATACCGACGTCGGTGGTACGAGCTTCGATGCTTCGATCGTCGAGCACGGGCAAGGGCTGATCACGCGGAACTACGAGATCGAATGGGAAACTCCGGTCAGCGTTCCGATGCTCGACATCCACAGTGTCGGCGCCGGCGGCGGTTCGATCGGTTGGGTCGACGAAGGCGGTTCGCTCCGCGTGGGGCCGGCGAGTGCGGGCTCCGAACCGGGGCCTGCCTGCTACGGACGCGGCGGAACGACGCCGACCATCACCGACGCCAATCTGATCCTGGGCCGTCTGCATCCTTCGCTGAGCGACAAGTTCACGCTGGATGTGGAGGCCGCGGAACGGGCGATCGATTCGGTTGCTGACCAGGTCGGCATGTCGCGGCTCGAGGTCGCCGAAGGCATGATCCGCATCAACTGCGAAAAGATGGGGCAGGCATTAAAAGGCGTCGTCGTTGCGCGAGCCCGGGACCCGAGAGACTTCACTCTCGCGAGCTTCGGCGGCGCAGGTCCGATGCACGCCTGTTTCGTCGCCCGCGCCATGAACATTCCCAAGGTCATCATCCCGGCGCAAGCCGGCGTGGCTTCGGCGCTGGGTGCAACCGCCATGAACCTGCGGCACGACCTGGAGGCGTTCATCTACGCGACGATCGAAGAGATCGATCTCGAACATCTCAACCAGATACTCAGCGATCTCGACACGAAAGCCCGCGAACGTCTCGCGGAAGATGGCATCAACGGCGAGGGGATAACGCTCAAGCGCACCGCACAAATGCGCTACGTCGGTCAGACCTACGAAGTCGACACCGATCTTCCGAACGGTGTCATCACAAAGTCGGATCTCCCGGCCATCGCGACTGCGTTTCATGCGGCCCACCAGCACGAATATGGCGTTAGCTCGACCGACTTCCAGATCGCCTTCGTGGCAGTCGGCGTCACGGCGGTGGGCGAGCTTAAGCAGCCGCCGGAGTTCAACTTCACCAAACCGAAGCCGGACGCCAATCCGGGCGCCCGTGCGGTCTACTTCGACGGCAAGTGGGTCGATACTGCGATCTATAGTTGGCGCGACCTTGCACCTTCATCTAAAGTCGAAGGTCCGGCGGTCGTCGAATACAGCGACTCGATCGCAATCGTACCCCCTCTTTGCGAGGGACTTGTTGACGCTTGTGGCAACCTGATCATTTCGATCAATTAA